A genomic stretch from Telmatocola sphagniphila includes:
- a CDS encoding Hsp20/alpha crystallin family protein, giving the protein MRNGLPVVRRSVREFPVNNWFDGFFNNLPSFVDQESVAKNQGVYIQEQENDVLVYIDAPGFEGKDFDIQFGENNLKVEAEHKPEEELKLPFGHRKMKRVIEFSLDIDHNKLDATYRSGVLCIKLAKAEKAQWRKVEVK; this is encoded by the coding sequence ATGCGAAATGGCTTACCCGTAGTTCGACGAAGTGTTCGAGAGTTCCCTGTGAACAACTGGTTCGATGGTTTCTTCAACAACCTGCCCAGCTTCGTGGATCAGGAATCGGTTGCGAAGAACCAGGGAGTTTACATCCAGGAGCAGGAAAACGACGTATTAGTCTATATCGATGCACCTGGTTTCGAAGGAAAGGATTTCGACATCCAGTTCGGCGAAAACAATCTGAAGGTAGAAGCGGAGCATAAACCAGAAGAAGAACTGAAACTGCCATTCGGGCACCGCAAAATGAAACGAGTGATTGAGTTCTCTCTCGATATCGATCACAACAAGCTGGATGCGACTTATCGCAGCGGCGTGCTGTGCATCAAGCTGGCGAAGGCCGAGAAGGCTCAATGGCGCAAGGTGGAAGTGAAGTAA
- a CDS encoding DUF1501 domain-containing protein translates to MNSLQNLGLNLTRRHFFGRGTHLLGGAALAALLGQETARATGTKTGIGAAVPETHFPAKIKNIIYLHMVGGPSQLDLFDWKPKLHDLYDKDLPESVRNGQRLTTMTSGQSRFPLCPTMYKFKQYGPSGMWLSEMIPNIAKMAGDVCFVRSMFTEAINHEPAITYMQTGNQVTGRPCLGAWVSYGLGSLNQNLPTFAVMVAVPRNQEQVQAISARLWQSGYLPGEHAAVSFRAKGDPILFINNPDGVSGETRRKMLDGLNKLNQMTFEEVGDPETRTRIQQYEMAYRMQTSVPELTDLSKENQKTLDMYGDEAKKPGTFANSVLMARRLVERGTRFVQIYHNNWDHHGNMAKRMPDQCKDVDQPCWGLIQDLKQKGMLDSTLVIWGGEFGRTVYTQGRLERTNYGRDHHPRCFTMWMAGGGIKPGMAYGETDDFSYNIIKNPVSVHDFHATVLHLLGFDHNKFTYKFMGLDQKLTGVEPCKVIKEILA, encoded by the coding sequence ATGAACTCTCTCCAGAATCTTGGTCTGAATCTGACCCGCCGGCACTTCTTTGGGCGGGGCACGCACCTGCTCGGCGGCGCTGCTCTGGCCGCCTTGCTGGGTCAGGAAACGGCCCGGGCTACCGGAACTAAAACCGGGATCGGGGCGGCCGTGCCGGAAACGCACTTCCCGGCCAAGATCAAGAATATCATCTATCTGCACATGGTCGGCGGACCTTCCCAACTCGATCTCTTCGACTGGAAGCCGAAACTTCACGACCTTTACGATAAGGATCTTCCCGAATCGGTCCGCAACGGCCAGCGTCTGACCACGATGACCAGCGGACAATCGCGATTTCCGCTTTGTCCGACGATGTACAAGTTCAAGCAGTACGGCCCCTCCGGTATGTGGCTTTCGGAGATGATTCCCAACATAGCCAAGATGGCCGGGGATGTTTGCTTCGTTCGATCGATGTTCACGGAAGCGATCAATCACGAGCCGGCCATTACCTACATGCAGACTGGCAATCAGGTGACGGGCCGTCCCTGCCTCGGGGCCTGGGTCAGCTATGGCTTGGGCTCTTTGAATCAGAATCTGCCGACCTTTGCGGTGATGGTGGCCGTGCCGCGCAATCAGGAGCAGGTGCAGGCGATCAGCGCCCGGTTGTGGCAGTCGGGTTATCTGCCCGGCGAACATGCCGCGGTTTCTTTCCGGGCCAAGGGCGATCCCATTCTGTTCATCAACAATCCCGACGGTGTCTCCGGTGAAACTCGCCGGAAGATGCTGGATGGCCTGAACAAGCTGAATCAGATGACCTTTGAGGAAGTCGGCGATCCGGAAACCCGCACGCGAATTCAGCAATATGAAATGGCTTACCGCATGCAGACCAGTGTGCCGGAATTGACCGATCTGTCGAAGGAGAATCAGAAAACTCTCGACATGTATGGCGATGAAGCCAAGAAGCCGGGCACTTTCGCCAACAGCGTGCTGATGGCTCGCCGGTTGGTGGAACGGGGCACTCGTTTCGTGCAGATCTACCACAACAACTGGGATCACCACGGCAACATGGCCAAGCGCATGCCGGATCAGTGCAAGGATGTCGATCAACCCTGCTGGGGTCTGATTCAGGATTTGAAACAAAAGGGCATGCTTGATTCGACACTGGTGATTTGGGGCGGGGAATTCGGCCGCACGGTCTACACGCAGGGCCGGCTGGAGCGCACCAACTACGGCCGCGACCATCACCCCCGCTGCTTCACGATGTGGATGGCCGGCGGCGGCATCAAGCCGGGCATGGCCTACGGGGAAACGGATGATTTCAGCTATAACATCATCAAGAACCCCGTGAGCGTGCACGATTTTCATGCGACGGTGCTGCACCTGTTAGGGTTCGACCATAACAAGTTTACCTATAAGTTCATGGGTCTGGATCAGAAGTTGACGGGCGTGGAACCGTGCAAGGTGATTAAGGAAATTTTGGCGTAG
- a CDS encoding amidohydrolase, whose amino-acid sequence MLNLLVERLRLQQIYAIIALSGWLLSGSSIYAQKEALNESVENREEASWKIARQIWEWAEPGYQESKSSTLLADTLEKAGFEVKRGVAKIPTAFTATIGSGKPVIAVLGEYDALPELSQDDVPFRKPRPGNIYGHACGHNLFGTASVSACLALAEEIKKGNIKGTLRFYGCPAEEGGSAKAFMVRDGLFQDCDIALHWHPGSRNLVGDASCLSRAAVKFRFYGIASHAAAAPEKGRSALDAAELCAHATELLREHTPDFTRIHHTITHGGGGAPNVVPEFAEMFFYVRHPDFREVQKLYPRLVKCAEAGALATETKLETLYLGGTLELMPNNTLAQAVKKNLVPLNRIHYSPEEMKFALRIQETLSEKADLDLVRRVDDVSGSVGKGSTDVGDVSWVVPTSGFYTACFVPGTSAHSWQATAATGSSLGKQGMQLAAKTLAATAWDLYHDPKLIETAKEEFVRRLDGRKYQSLIPKDLNPPLNYRDPPKTK is encoded by the coding sequence GTGCTGAATTTATTAGTTGAGCGATTGCGCTTACAGCAAATTTACGCGATTATCGCTCTCTCCGGTTGGCTTCTGTCGGGATCGTCGATTTACGCTCAGAAAGAGGCGTTGAACGAATCGGTTGAGAACCGAGAAGAGGCTTCCTGGAAAATCGCCCGCCAAATTTGGGAATGGGCTGAACCGGGCTACCAGGAATCCAAATCCTCGACTTTGCTGGCCGACACTTTGGAAAAAGCCGGCTTCGAGGTCAAGCGCGGCGTTGCCAAGATTCCGACCGCTTTCACTGCCACGATCGGCTCGGGCAAACCGGTGATCGCCGTCCTGGGCGAGTATGATGCCCTACCGGAACTTTCGCAGGACGATGTGCCTTTTCGGAAGCCCCGGCCCGGCAACATCTACGGCCATGCCTGCGGCCACAACCTCTTCGGCACCGCGTCTGTTTCGGCTTGTCTGGCGCTCGCGGAAGAAATCAAAAAGGGAAACATTAAGGGGACACTTCGCTTTTACGGCTGCCCGGCCGAAGAAGGCGGCTCGGCCAAGGCGTTCATGGTCCGCGATGGCCTGTTTCAAGATTGCGATATCGCATTGCATTGGCATCCCGGTAGTAGGAATTTGGTGGGCGATGCCAGTTGCCTGTCTCGCGCGGCTGTCAAGTTTCGCTTTTACGGGATTGCCTCGCATGCGGCCGCAGCTCCCGAAAAAGGCCGATCGGCTTTGGATGCCGCCGAGCTGTGTGCCCATGCCACGGAACTATTGCGCGAACATACTCCCGATTTCACTCGCATCCACCACACCATCACCCACGGTGGCGGCGGGGCTCCCAACGTAGTACCGGAATTCGCCGAGATGTTCTTCTACGTCCGCCATCCCGATTTTCGCGAAGTGCAGAAGCTGTACCCGCGACTCGTGAAATGTGCGGAAGCGGGAGCCCTCGCCACCGAAACGAAACTGGAAACTCTTTATCTGGGCGGCACTCTTGAGCTCATGCCCAATAACACTCTGGCCCAGGCCGTGAAGAAAAATCTGGTGCCGTTGAATCGAATTCACTATTCGCCGGAAGAAATGAAGTTCGCACTCCGAATTCAGGAAACCCTGTCCGAGAAAGCGGATCTGGATTTGGTGCGTCGGGTGGATGATGTTTCCGGTAGTGTCGGCAAAGGTTCCACCGATGTAGGGGATGTTTCCTGGGTAGTGCCGACCAGCGGCTTCTACACAGCCTGCTTCGTACCGGGTACTTCCGCTCACTCCTGGCAGGCGACTGCGGCCACCGGATCCTCGTTAGGTAAACAGGGGATGCAACTGGCCGCGAAAACACTCGCGGCGACGGCCTGGGATCTTTACCACGATCCGAAATTGATTGAAACCGCCAAGGAAGAGTTCGTCCGCCGGCTCGACGGACGAAAGTATCAATCGCTGATACCCAAAGATTTGAATCCGCCGCTCAACTATCGGGATCCGCCGAAGACGAAATAA
- the aqpZ gene encoding aquaporin Z, whose amino-acid sequence MDLSKKFLAEFFGTFWLVFGGCGSAVLAAKYLTPDGVQLGIGFVGVALAFGLTVLTMAYAIGHISGCHLNPAVSFGLLFAGRMPFKDLIPYILAQVLGGAVGAGFLYFIASGSGNSGFDLKNGFACNGFDEHSPGGYTMIPCAVAEALLTFFFLMIILGATDAKAPAGFAPIAIGLGLTLIHLIGIPITNLSVNPARSTGPALIMKFQGSIDWPVKQLWLFWAAPIGGAIVAGIVHRLFASESKN is encoded by the coding sequence ATGGATTTAAGTAAGAAGTTTCTGGCCGAGTTCTTCGGAACTTTCTGGCTGGTATTTGGCGGCTGCGGCAGCGCCGTCCTTGCCGCCAAGTATCTCACGCCAGATGGCGTTCAACTCGGAATCGGCTTTGTCGGCGTGGCACTCGCATTTGGTTTGACTGTATTGACCATGGCCTACGCCATCGGTCACATCTCGGGTTGCCATCTCAACCCAGCGGTATCGTTCGGCTTATTGTTCGCGGGCCGTATGCCCTTTAAGGATCTGATTCCTTACATCCTCGCCCAGGTATTGGGGGGTGCTGTCGGCGCCGGTTTCCTTTACTTCATTGCTTCCGGTTCGGGCAACAGCGGTTTCGATCTCAAGAATGGTTTCGCCTGCAACGGCTTCGATGAACACTCCCCCGGCGGCTACACGATGATTCCGTGCGCAGTCGCCGAAGCGTTGCTCACCTTCTTCTTCCTGATGATCATTTTGGGAGCTACGGATGCCAAGGCTCCGGCCGGTTTCGCTCCCATCGCTATCGGGCTCGGCCTGACTCTGATTCACTTGATCGGCATCCCGATTACCAACCTGTCGGTGAACCCGGCCCGCAGCACCGGCCCGGCTTTGATTATGAAGTTTCAGGGCAGTATCGATTGGCCGGTCAAACAGCTCTGGCTGTTCTGGGCGGCTCCGATAGGAGGCGCGATTGTCGCCGGTATCGTGCATCGCCTTTTCGCCAGCGAATCTAAGAATTGA